In one Leptospira yasudae genomic region, the following are encoded:
- a CDS encoding acyltransferase family protein, producing the protein MKAAFLSLFEKRTWEKDSLNGLRAISMMAIFIFHLSDPIRDQLPQDTAILNTFISNLTSSVDLFFILSGFLIYGVLYRTWEKTGTLSFKEFYINRSLRIFPAYYSFIFITLLVNKLQLKMMAASSDPKIQALLPSYSESVSRWIYDALYVSNYVTSSHFHTWSLSLEEQFYLIFPFICYFILFKLSTKPRIVFLVLLYFSAALIRSLVHQANSGDQPYQVFDLLFHRPAHTRFDSIVAGIMAFELYKNWNIIPKEHDRIREWYFLLPGLLFLSIASFVPYKFSVYYNVFRFNFSNLGYAMVMLASIHNVSFIGKFLGLRIFTPLARISYGTYLWHIVAIFIAGTQLRINVHSISWLEFCKALVIGFSYALIFAFVSYMLIEYPFLSLKNRLKKD; encoded by the coding sequence ATGAAAGCTGCTTTCTTATCTCTTTTTGAAAAACGAACTTGGGAAAAGGATTCTCTCAATGGACTGAGGGCCATTTCAATGATGGCTATTTTTATCTTTCACCTATCAGATCCGATTCGTGATCAGCTTCCGCAAGATACCGCCATCCTCAATACGTTCATAAGCAATCTCACTTCCTCGGTTGATTTATTTTTTATTTTAAGCGGCTTTTTGATTTACGGAGTTCTTTATCGGACTTGGGAAAAAACGGGAACGCTCAGTTTTAAAGAATTTTATATCAATCGAAGTTTAAGAATTTTTCCGGCGTATTATTCGTTCATCTTTATAACGCTTCTCGTAAATAAGTTGCAATTGAAAATGATGGCCGCCTCGTCCGATCCGAAAATTCAAGCCTTATTACCTTCCTATTCCGAATCCGTGAGTCGATGGATCTATGATGCGCTTTACGTATCGAATTACGTAACCTCTTCTCACTTTCATACATGGTCTCTTTCTCTGGAAGAGCAATTTTATTTGATCTTTCCGTTCATTTGCTATTTTATACTTTTTAAGTTATCGACTAAACCTCGGATTGTGTTTCTTGTTCTTTTGTATTTCTCTGCGGCGCTCATCCGATCTTTAGTTCATCAAGCGAACAGCGGAGATCAACCTTATCAAGTCTTCGATTTATTATTTCATCGTCCGGCGCACACACGATTTGATTCGATCGTAGCCGGAATTATGGCTTTCGAACTTTATAAGAATTGGAATATCATTCCAAAAGAACATGATCGAATCAGGGAGTGGTATTTTCTTCTACCCGGTTTATTGTTTTTATCGATAGCAAGTTTCGTTCCTTATAAATTCTCCGTTTATTACAATGTATTTCGCTTTAATTTTTCTAATCTGGGTTATGCAATGGTGATGCTCGCCAGCATCCATAATGTATCTTTTATCGGTAAGTTTTTAGGTCTCCGGATTTTTACTCCTTTGGCAAGAATCAGTTATGGAACTTATTTGTGGCACATCGTCGCAATATTCATTGCCGGCACGCAGTTAAGAATAAACGTTCACAGTATTTCCTGGCTTGAGTTTTGCAAAGCTCTTGTGATCGGTTTTTCATACGCGCTCATTTTTGCCTTCGTATCGTACATGTTGATCGAA
- the lepB gene encoding signal peptidase I, giving the protein MKALEIKSKIRKYMRSILPVFLSLFTILLMRIFLFQIYFISGYSMAPSYKEGDLILVTKWGFPARIGKWEISFIEGKVDRFEVLVLDGLEEELSLKRVVGLPGDYFRFENDRILINDGPLQETFLKPGFKTIAPSLSMIPMSAVKGNVPIGDAGRIPPGYFLVLGDNRENSTDSRNYGLVPFQKLRGKVWLFL; this is encoded by the coding sequence ATGAAAGCCCTCGAAATAAAATCGAAGATAAGAAAGTATATGCGGAGTATTCTTCCCGTTTTTCTTTCCTTGTTCACGATTCTTTTGATGAGGATTTTTTTATTTCAGATCTATTTCATTTCGGGCTACTCCATGGCCCCTTCTTATAAGGAAGGCGATTTGATCTTAGTCACCAAATGGGGATTTCCCGCAAGAATCGGGAAATGGGAAATTTCCTTCATCGAAGGGAAAGTCGATCGCTTCGAAGTTCTCGTTCTCGACGGATTGGAAGAAGAGTTGAGTTTAAAAAGAGTCGTCGGACTTCCGGGAGATTATTTCCGTTTTGAAAACGATCGAATTCTCATCAATGACGGGCCGTTGCAGGAAACTTTTTTAAAGCCGGGCTTTAAAACGATTGCGCCGTCCCTTTCCATGATTCCGATGAGTGCAGTTAAAGGAAACGTTCCGATCGGAGACGCGGGAAGAATTCCTCCTGGCTATTTTTTGGTTTTAGGCGACAACCGGGAAAATTCTACGGATTCCAGAAACTACGGTTTGGTTCCGTTTCAAAAGCTGCGCGGTAAGGTTTGGCTGTTTTTGTAA
- a CDS encoding acyltransferase family protein — protein sequence MSILKKMNIRRYFLSIFHKKPNEYENLNGIRALSILSVVIFHGWVTAKTIIPGDPDPLRLFLGSLSSGVDFFFLLSGFLIYGGLFREHEKSGKIEIKQFFIKRSLRIFPAYYVALAVLYYSKHQQLAKLEKLQITNPQVLALIADTKSKMATVWIDLFYFSDFYPTSLYNGGWSLSIEEHFYMILPFICVFFLFKVSIRTRFVFYLFGFITAFLVRMKLAFPADVHAVYLFYARFDSILAGMIVYEVFHHFPMTPERAKKNKILNSIILIFGLLLVIGAHQVDPGESWPLVLRPLALSFGFGVLMYFSFYPGILNRFFGMALFRPFARLGYTAYLWHIFAIPLAAKKILPLLLGTPTVWMFLLTSIYLVFVTFLISWFFFLVIEHPFLVLKDKLTGIQKKIS from the coding sequence ATGAGTATTTTAAAAAAAATGAATATACGACGTTATTTTCTTTCCATTTTTCATAAAAAACCGAACGAATATGAAAATTTAAATGGAATTCGAGCCTTATCGATCCTTTCCGTCGTAATCTTTCACGGATGGGTCACGGCAAAAACGATCATCCCCGGAGATCCTGACCCTCTTCGTCTTTTTTTAGGGTCACTTTCATCGGGAGTGGATTTTTTCTTTTTACTCAGCGGATTTTTGATCTACGGCGGCTTGTTCCGAGAACACGAAAAAAGCGGAAAAATAGAAATCAAACAATTTTTTATCAAACGGTCTCTACGAATTTTTCCTGCCTACTACGTCGCATTGGCCGTTCTTTATTACAGTAAACATCAACAGTTGGCTAAATTAGAAAAACTGCAAATTACCAATCCTCAGGTTCTCGCTCTGATAGCCGATACAAAAAGTAAAATGGCCACCGTATGGATCGACTTATTCTATTTTTCCGATTTTTATCCAACCTCTTTGTACAACGGAGGCTGGTCCCTATCAATCGAAGAACATTTTTATATGATTCTTCCGTTTATTTGCGTCTTTTTTCTTTTTAAGGTGAGCATACGCACACGATTCGTATTTTATCTTTTCGGTTTCATAACCGCTTTTCTCGTGAGAATGAAATTAGCATTTCCGGCTGACGTACATGCAGTCTATCTCTTTTATGCAAGGTTCGATTCTATACTTGCCGGAATGATAGTATATGAAGTCTTTCATCATTTTCCGATGACTCCCGAAAGGGCGAAAAAAAATAAAATCTTAAATTCGATAATCCTAATATTTGGTTTGCTTTTGGTCATCGGAGCGCATCAGGTGGATCCGGGCGAGTCCTGGCCCTTGGTTCTCCGACCGCTCGCCCTTTCTTTCGGATTTGGAGTCCTCATGTATTTTTCTTTTTATCCAGGGATATTAAATCGATTTTTCGGAATGGCTCTATTTAGACCATTCGCTCGACTTGGATACACAGCCTATCTTTGGCACATCTTCGCGATTCCTCTTGCAGCAAAGAAAATTCTTCCCTTACTTTTAGGAACGCCGACGGTATGGATGTTTCTACTTACGAGTATTTATTTAGTATTCGTAACGTTTCTTATATCCTGGTTCTTTTTTCTTGTAATCGAACATCCGTTTTTAGTGCTCAAAGATAAGTTGACCGGAATTCAAAAAAAGATCAGCTAA
- a CDS encoding LA_3751/LA_3752 family putative glycosyltransferase, whose product MKKILSHSRSKEVLLWSLLFIGIFGSLRLTFPEYSLFQDSHDKAIQIESLIQNKFQSEELFYPGKRIDTNLEYYYLPSNLYVINKDRLISAFPISFAILVSPFYWIVGIKNLPYFSVIISFITLILLRRYWRFDFLFLFLSFFATFAWPLSLDFSENTLIILLSLIPLILLFKGRPTFAKYCFAGLFLGLYVWFRLEGLIFAGSFLLFYSIGFLKKYLQTKDLKILTKPTFTFLAFLSTVAIFLIFNWIDYGQILGTRYIANLKGFSVSWNVRIDWIKNLLFFGPLKIGYFGYLPLAILLFGILLFRFKKLSKTNFTLLGSSLLFLILVLLTTPNDGFNNWGPRFFASLIIPYCILIRKYWFYSIRKGKTRIKWIFVICFVYSFLLGILGLVIQRERSLHVKRFESILSSVNADIWVYTDYLSFYTIGTHYLDRIVLKAENSEKVIEIIQKASRTWPDKKIAFVQYNLERIDFKTKEKIEKNSAGIEFVKPISWDQQSLLPRLRSELLNFQNLKIKEYEIWTGILKR is encoded by the coding sequence ATGAAAAAGATCCTTTCCCATTCCCGCTCTAAAGAAGTCTTACTCTGGTCGCTCTTGTTCATCGGAATCTTCGGTTCGTTGCGACTTACATTCCCGGAGTATTCTCTTTTTCAAGATAGTCACGATAAAGCGATACAAATCGAATCTCTGATTCAAAACAAATTTCAATCGGAAGAATTGTTTTATCCCGGAAAAAGAATCGATACAAACTTAGAATATTATTATCTGCCCTCCAACCTTTATGTTATCAACAAAGATCGATTGATCAGCGCATTCCCGATTTCCTTTGCAATTTTGGTAAGTCCTTTTTACTGGATCGTCGGCATTAAGAACCTTCCCTACTTTTCCGTTATCATATCGTTTATAACTTTGATACTTCTGAGAAGATATTGGCGCTTCGACTTTCTGTTTTTATTTCTATCTTTCTTTGCCACCTTCGCTTGGCCTCTTTCCTTGGATTTTTCCGAAAATACGTTGATCATCCTGCTTTCCTTGATTCCTTTGATTCTTCTTTTTAAAGGAAGACCTACGTTTGCGAAGTATTGTTTCGCAGGACTATTTTTAGGGCTTTATGTTTGGTTCCGATTGGAAGGATTGATTTTTGCAGGATCGTTCCTTCTATTCTATTCCATAGGATTTTTGAAAAAATACCTTCAAACGAAGGATTTAAAAATTCTAACAAAGCCGACTTTTACTTTTTTAGCTTTTCTATCAACCGTCGCAATCTTTCTGATCTTCAATTGGATTGATTATGGTCAGATTCTCGGAACAAGATATATAGCAAATCTCAAAGGTTTTTCCGTAAGTTGGAACGTCAGAATCGACTGGATTAAGAATCTTCTCTTTTTCGGCCCGCTGAAGATCGGATATTTCGGATATTTACCGTTGGCGATTTTGTTATTTGGAATTTTGCTATTTCGTTTTAAAAAACTCTCGAAAACGAATTTCACGCTTCTCGGCTCATCCCTGCTTTTTTTGATATTAGTATTATTGACAACACCGAATGACGGATTCAACAACTGGGGACCGCGGTTTTTCGCATCCTTGATTATACCTTATTGTATCCTAATCCGTAAGTATTGGTTCTATTCGATTCGCAAAGGCAAAACAAGAATTAAATGGATCTTCGTTATTTGTTTCGTTTATTCATTTTTACTCGGCATACTCGGCCTAGTTATTCAAAGAGAAAGAAGTCTTCATGTCAAAAGGTTCGAATCGATTCTATCGAGTGTTAACGCGGACATCTGGGTTTACACTGATTATTTATCTTTTTATACCATCGGAACACACTATTTAGATAGAATCGTTTTAAAGGCTGAGAATTCGGAAAAGGTTATCGAAATCATTCAGAAAGCTTCCCGCACCTGGCCGGATAAAAAAATCGCATTCGTTCAATACAATCTTGAAAGGATCGATTTCAAGACCAAAGAGAAGATTGAGAAGAATTCCGCCGGGATAGAGTTTGTCAAACCGATATCGTGGGATCAACAGTCGCTACTTCCTCGATTAAGATCGGAACTTTTGAACTTTCAGAATTTAAAGATTAAGGAATATGAAATCTGGACAGGAATCCTGAAACGATAA